A DNA window from Paraburkholderia sp. IMGN_8 contains the following coding sequences:
- a CDS encoding SMP-30/gluconolactonase/LRE family protein: MVKKPILAAILGVVIAMIAPVSQAQYTTDWLANTFGTLAAHVGNTARSMWVAPEGVIYTASMWDENEGGVAIYQNGKSIGSIGIHSEFQGGAITGNATSIFAALQYSTSYGSGSVGRYNRTTQKRDLLIPVSTWTAVKRADVITGLATAGSLLYASDILSNRVRVYTTDGVWQQDINVSSPGALAVDSAGNIWVAQKSAGAIVEFSPAGAPLNTIQMSAASRPSALYFDASSGLLMVGDQGPDMNIKLYNVSGTPTLAGTFGIQGGYLDTTTGTKGQVGDKRFTRIVGIGKDTAGNLYVLNNPWGGGWDLGRDGGTDIHAYDSAGNLQWKLQSLNFEAVAAPDPATDGAYFYSGAHIYTGTAGGTFVANTVNPFDYPSDPRLNMNDTQRDEHFGQLVTVGGNRILVASGQNPGIFYFFHFNAANGYIAIPDASIPGTTFNTTRSVTGGFCIDSRGDVWAGLDRTNHIYHYPLTGFDGYGKPTWGAGIAISIPLSIRPLTRIIYLAESDTMILAQGIAGSWDWTAMNTRIEVYHGWSAGNTTKPAPVINLTSANPKSITAAGNYLFVGYVHTAPNIDAFNLTTGNLDTTLINTSTATMDVGNDVDSMYGLRTYLRSTGEYVITKDNYNGSSIVVYRWTP; the protein is encoded by the coding sequence ATGGTCAAGAAGCCAATCCTTGCTGCAATCCTTGGTGTGGTGATCGCGATGATTGCGCCGGTCTCTCAGGCGCAATACACCACCGACTGGCTGGCGAACACATTCGGAACGCTTGCCGCTCATGTGGGTAACACCGCGCGCTCGATGTGGGTCGCGCCTGAAGGCGTCATCTATACGGCTTCCATGTGGGACGAAAACGAGGGTGGCGTCGCGATATACCAGAACGGCAAGAGCATCGGTTCAATCGGAATTCACAGCGAGTTTCAGGGTGGGGCCATTACGGGCAATGCCACTTCGATCTTCGCGGCGTTGCAGTACAGCACCTCTTACGGCAGCGGTTCGGTAGGGCGATATAACCGGACCACCCAGAAACGCGATCTCCTCATCCCCGTCAGCACGTGGACCGCGGTCAAGCGGGCCGATGTCATCACCGGACTCGCAACGGCGGGCTCGCTCCTCTATGCAAGCGACATTCTTAGCAATCGCGTCCGGGTCTACACCACCGACGGCGTCTGGCAGCAGGACATCAACGTCTCGAGTCCCGGCGCACTCGCCGTGGATAGCGCGGGAAATATCTGGGTAGCTCAGAAGAGCGCGGGCGCGATCGTCGAATTCAGTCCGGCCGGCGCGCCCCTGAACACCATCCAGATGTCCGCGGCCTCGCGACCGTCCGCGCTGTATTTCGATGCGTCGTCCGGGCTGCTCATGGTCGGTGACCAGGGTCCCGACATGAACATCAAGCTCTACAACGTCTCAGGCACGCCGACACTGGCAGGCACGTTCGGCATTCAGGGCGGCTATCTCGACACCACCACCGGAACCAAAGGCCAGGTTGGCGACAAGCGCTTCACCCGCATCGTCGGTATCGGCAAAGACACCGCCGGCAACCTGTATGTGCTCAACAACCCGTGGGGCGGAGGTTGGGATCTCGGCCGCGACGGCGGCACCGACATTCACGCGTATGACAGTGCCGGCAACCTGCAGTGGAAGCTTCAGTCTCTCAACTTCGAGGCGGTCGCCGCCCCCGACCCGGCTACCGACGGCGCCTACTTCTATAGCGGCGCCCACATCTATACCGGCACCGCTGGCGGCACGTTCGTCGCGAACACCGTCAATCCGTTCGACTATCCGTCGGATCCACGCCTCAACATGAACGATACCCAGCGCGACGAGCACTTCGGTCAACTCGTCACCGTCGGCGGAAACCGGATTCTCGTGGCGTCCGGCCAGAACCCCGGTATCTTCTACTTCTTCCATTTCAACGCGGCGAATGGCTACATCGCCATACCGGACGCGTCGATTCCGGGTACGACGTTCAATACGACCAGATCGGTCACGGGCGGATTTTGCATCGACAGCAGGGGAGACGTGTGGGCGGGCCTGGACCGAACGAATCACATCTACCACTACCCGCTGACCGGCTTCGACGGCTACGGCAAGCCAACATGGGGAGCAGGCATCGCCATTTCCATTCCGCTGAGCATCCGGCCATTGACGCGCATCATCTACCTGGCGGAGAGCGATACCATGATCCTCGCGCAGGGCATTGCCGGGAGCTGGGACTGGACGGCTATGAACACGCGGATCGAGGTGTATCACGGCTGGAGCGCCGGCAACACCACCAAGCCCGCTCCGGTGATCAACCTCACGAGCGCCAATCCCAAGTCGATCACGGCAGCCGGCAACTATCTCTTCGTCGGATATGTGCACACCGCGCCCAACATCGACGCCTTCAATCTCACCACAGGCAACCTCGACACCACGCTGATCAACACGAGTACGGCTACGATGGACGTGGGTAACGACGTGGATTCGATGTACGGCCTCAGAACGTACCTTAGATCGACCGGCGAGTACGTGATCACGAAAGACAACTACAACGGCTCGAGCATCGTTGTTTATCGCTGGACGCCGTGA
- a CDS encoding PRC-barrel domain-containing protein, protein MKAKWAFVFIAASAFSAVCQQANAQVAGAQTIGISVEQSQLILEGWSAKKSLLGKPIYNDSGEKVGVLHDVIIAPDNAVSFAIVAAHQFLGVSQHDVAIPMSQLDYVDGKLVWAGATRDAVKSTPAFQYAKVRIVPVARKDFGHH, encoded by the coding sequence ATGAAGGCAAAGTGGGCATTTGTTTTTATCGCAGCGTCGGCATTTAGCGCGGTTTGCCAGCAGGCAAACGCACAGGTCGCGGGCGCGCAGACCATCGGCATCTCGGTCGAGCAGTCGCAGCTTATTCTCGAGGGCTGGAGCGCGAAGAAGAGCCTGCTCGGCAAACCCATCTACAACGACAGCGGCGAGAAGGTCGGCGTGCTGCACGATGTCATCATCGCGCCGGATAACGCCGTTTCGTTCGCGATCGTGGCGGCTCACCAGTTTCTCGGCGTGTCCCAGCACGACGTAGCGATTCCGATGTCGCAACTGGACTACGTGGACGGCAAGCTCGTGTGGGCCGGCGCGACGCGCGACGCGGTCAAGTCGACACCGGCCTTCCAGTATGCGAAGGTGCGTATCGTTCCGGTGGCGCGCAAGGACTTCGGCCACCATTGA
- a CDS encoding DUF3331 domain-containing protein — protein MKPHPEAFQKEALTGPDACGAPHETAGPMMTGARAPVWDHVIGALLAGDGNEGAGEAYRAQPARRMAVYAPSPHIQVEVIERLSDTSIAVLWQDATRCRYAEQVWISCRARVKGRCSLSGVTIRRDDAIYKPRVRSTIPANADAMILASVIAGMID, from the coding sequence GTGAAGCCACACCCCGAAGCGTTTCAGAAAGAAGCGCTAACCGGTCCTGACGCGTGTGGTGCGCCGCACGAGACAGCGGGCCCGATGATGACCGGCGCTCGCGCACCGGTGTGGGATCACGTGATCGGTGCGCTGCTCGCCGGCGATGGCAACGAAGGCGCGGGCGAAGCTTATCGTGCGCAGCCGGCGCGGCGCATGGCTGTGTATGCGCCGTCGCCGCACATCCAGGTCGAAGTGATCGAGCGGCTGTCGGACACGTCGATCGCCGTGCTCTGGCAGGATGCCACGCGGTGCCGCTACGCCGAACAGGTGTGGATCAGCTGCCGCGCCCGCGTCAAGGGGCGCTGTTCGTTGAGCGGCGTGACGATTCGCCGTGACGATGCGATCTACAAGCCGAGGGTGCGCAGCACGATCCCGGCCAATGCCGACGCGATGATTCTGGCTTCCGTGATCGCGGGAATGATCGACTGA
- a CDS encoding DUF1427 family protein has translation MGYIISLGVGFGVGLLYWLLKVQSPAPPLIALAGLLGMVLGEHAIPVVKSQFFAQAPTVQVAEQIKATATQKPIAPGATKEGS, from the coding sequence ATGGGCTACATCATTTCACTGGGAGTCGGCTTCGGCGTCGGACTTCTCTATTGGCTGCTCAAGGTGCAATCGCCGGCGCCGCCGTTGATCGCGCTAGCCGGCCTGCTTGGCATGGTGCTGGGCGAACACGCCATACCGGTGGTCAAGTCGCAGTTCTTCGCGCAGGCGCCGACGGTCCAGGTAGCGGAGCAGATCAAAGCCACTGCCACGCAAAAACCGATCGCGCCCGGCGCGACAAAAGAGGGCAGCTGA
- a CDS encoding HD domain-containing protein: MKKTIAGVDIPDGAVARAATDRIRATESELMFHHSLRAFLFGALTGYREGLTFDAELLYVGAMFHNVGLNAQHQRSACRFEVDGANAAREFLRQHGVSENAIGEVWAAIALHTTPGIPEHMSPLVALTSAGVHMDVRGARYDEFTAQQRDEIVQAYPRESGFKKKIIEAYARGMEHRPETTFGTVNADVLDRWDPNYRRLNFCGLVLGSDWPN; the protein is encoded by the coding sequence ATGAAGAAAACCATTGCGGGAGTGGATATTCCCGACGGTGCGGTGGCCCGGGCAGCAACGGATCGGATACGCGCTACGGAGTCCGAGTTGATGTTCCATCACTCGCTCAGGGCGTTTCTGTTCGGTGCGCTGACCGGGTATCGGGAAGGGCTGACGTTCGACGCGGAGTTGTTGTATGTCGGCGCGATGTTTCACAACGTCGGCTTGAACGCGCAGCACCAGCGTTCTGCTTGCCGGTTCGAAGTGGACGGTGCGAATGCCGCGCGTGAATTCCTGCGGCAGCACGGTGTGTCGGAGAACGCGATCGGTGAGGTCTGGGCGGCGATCGCGCTGCACACGACGCCGGGCATTCCCGAGCATATGTCGCCACTGGTCGCGCTGACCAGCGCCGGGGTGCACATGGATGTGCGAGGCGCCCGCTACGACGAGTTCACCGCGCAACAGCGCGACGAAATCGTGCAGGCCTATCCACGCGAATCCGGCTTCAAGAAAAAGATCATCGAGGCCTATGCCCGTGGCATGGAGCATCGTCCGGAGACGACGTTCGGCACGGTAAATGCCGACGTGCTGGATCGGTGGGACCCGAACTATCGACGCTTGAATTTTTGCGGGCTGGTGCTGGGATCGGACTGGCCGAATTGA
- a CDS encoding mechanosensitive ion channel family protein: MPTLTDGVLFGLGILVLDFLAWRFMDRKSDQARLAFRALMFGLSTYVLFRSGMNPLRAAPWPDEPLRHLLAQVLEVVWWLQGARLVIILLDRVVLPETWHRERLFQDVLGALVFMAAAVGAIAFVLQLPVKGLLATSGALAVVLGLAIQSTLNDVFSGVVLNATQPFRIGDWVTIGDVEGKVVESNWRATSLLNGQGNIVVIPNSVAARANIVNADEPSQTHGISVVLPVKPSIRPAVVLEALANAAASSEDVLSEPKPLVSVRRATNDAIEYEIVCYVDSLSKKTGVRNDLFDLAHRHLLSRGVVLRPLSVPEPVIERTDEKHRLLRNVMIFQTLDEAELAELETKLTRHEFKVADTIYAGADEGGHELHILARGVARVTMSKDGGEIELRRLAPGDSIGQSGILAGVRSSVTVRALTRSTVFRLDKTALTPILARRPEVAREMCRVLSEHRETEKMLLASPAHADDSSGGLLQWIRDGVRRFHELTL, encoded by the coding sequence ATGCCGACCCTGACCGACGGTGTGCTGTTTGGGCTAGGCATCCTGGTCCTCGATTTTCTCGCGTGGCGTTTCATGGATCGCAAGAGCGACCAGGCGCGGCTCGCCTTTCGTGCGCTCATGTTCGGGCTGTCGACATACGTGCTGTTCCGTTCGGGGATGAATCCGCTACGCGCGGCGCCGTGGCCGGACGAGCCGCTGCGCCATCTGCTTGCGCAGGTGCTGGAGGTGGTGTGGTGGCTGCAGGGTGCGCGCCTCGTGATCATCCTGCTCGATCGCGTGGTATTGCCCGAGACATGGCACAGGGAGCGTCTGTTTCAGGACGTGCTCGGTGCGCTGGTGTTTATGGCGGCCGCGGTGGGGGCGATCGCGTTCGTGCTGCAACTGCCGGTGAAAGGGCTGCTCGCCACGTCCGGCGCGCTCGCGGTCGTACTCGGCCTCGCGATCCAGAGCACGCTCAACGATGTGTTTTCAGGCGTCGTCCTGAACGCAACGCAGCCTTTTCGAATTGGCGACTGGGTGACGATCGGCGACGTGGAAGGCAAAGTGGTCGAGAGCAACTGGCGCGCGACGAGTCTGCTGAACGGTCAGGGCAATATCGTCGTGATTCCGAACAGCGTGGCGGCTCGCGCCAATATCGTCAACGCCGACGAGCCCTCGCAGACGCACGGCATCAGCGTCGTGCTGCCGGTCAAGCCGTCGATCCGGCCGGCCGTTGTGCTGGAGGCGCTCGCCAACGCGGCCGCCAGTTCCGAAGACGTGTTGAGCGAGCCCAAGCCGCTCGTGAGCGTGCGCCGCGCCACCAACGACGCGATCGAGTACGAGATCGTCTGCTACGTCGATTCATTGAGCAAGAAGACCGGCGTGCGCAACGACCTGTTCGATCTTGCGCACCGCCATCTGCTTTCGCGAGGTGTCGTACTGCGGCCGCTTTCCGTGCCTGAACCTGTCATCGAGCGTACGGACGAGAAACACCGCCTGCTGCGCAACGTGATGATCTTCCAGACACTCGACGAGGCCGAATTGGCGGAGCTCGAAACGAAGCTCACCAGGCACGAGTTCAAGGTCGCCGACACCATCTACGCCGGAGCCGACGAGGGTGGCCACGAGCTGCATATTCTGGCGCGAGGCGTCGCCAGGGTGACGATGTCGAAAGACGGCGGCGAGATCGAGTTGCGCAGGCTGGCGCCCGGCGATTCGATCGGGCAATCGGGGATCCTGGCGGGCGTCAGGTCCAGCGTGACCGTGCGTGCGCTGACCCGCTCCACCGTGTTCCGGCTGGACAAGACCGCGTTGACACCGATCCTCGCGCGGCGCCCGGAGGTGGCGAGAGAAATGTGCCGCGTGCTCTCGGAACACCGGGAAACCGAAAAGATGCTGCTCGCTTCGCCGGCCCATGCCGATGACAGTTCCGGCGGCTTGCTGCAATGGATTCGCGACGGCGTGCGGCGCTTCCATGAACTCACACTTTGA
- a CDS encoding amidohydrolase gives MTSNTSAPTPAEVVFFNGKIATQDDKRSFADALAVADGRVVAAGSRDAVMRHVTDRTRQVDLKGRTVIPGLNDSHLHIIRGGLNFNMELRWDGVPSLADALDMLRKQVARTPAPQWVRVVGGWNEFQFAERRGPTLEEINAIAPDTPVFILHLYDSALLNAAALRTVGYTKDTPNPPGGEIQRDKRGNPTGMLIARPNAGLLYATLAKGPKLAPEDQRNSTRHFMRELNRLGVTSAIDAGGGYQAYPDDYAVIMDLAKRSELTVRIAYNLFTQNAKKEIEDFAKWVKMTKPGEGDDFLRVNGAGEMLVFSAADFEDFLEPRPDLPDTLEDELEAVVKLLVANRWPFRLHATYNESIERFLNVFERVNAQIPFDGLRWFFDHCETITQKNIERVRALGGGIAIQHRMAFQGEYFIQRYGEEAVKHTPPIRHMLDAGLPVGAGTDATRVASFNPFVSLYWMVSGKTVGGTAMYSSVNKLDRMEALRRYTVGSAWFSNEEEHKGALVPGQFADFAVLSEDYFSVDESRIKFLTSVMTVVGGKVVYAEEEFTPLAPPDLPVSPSWSPVAEFGGYSRYKPTAVACVDGCVNLCGVHAHAHGWAWRKNVPVSDSNGFWGALGCSCFAF, from the coding sequence ATGACTTCCAATACTTCCGCGCCGACACCGGCCGAAGTTGTGTTCTTCAACGGCAAGATCGCCACGCAGGATGACAAGCGCTCGTTTGCCGACGCGCTTGCGGTGGCGGACGGCCGCGTCGTCGCTGCGGGGTCCCGCGATGCCGTGATGCGCCACGTGACCGACCGCACGCGGCAGGTCGACCTCAAAGGGCGCACGGTCATCCCCGGTCTCAACGATTCCCACCTGCACATCATTCGCGGCGGCTTGAACTTCAACATGGAGTTGCGCTGGGACGGCGTGCCCTCGCTCGCCGACGCGCTCGACATGTTGCGCAAGCAGGTGGCCCGCACGCCGGCGCCGCAGTGGGTGCGCGTGGTGGGCGGCTGGAACGAATTCCAGTTCGCCGAGCGGCGCGGACCGACGCTCGAAGAAATCAACGCGATCGCGCCGGACACGCCGGTGTTCATTCTGCATCTCTACGACAGCGCGCTGCTGAACGCGGCGGCGCTGCGCACGGTCGGCTACACCAAAGACACGCCTAACCCGCCCGGCGGCGAGATCCAGCGCGACAAGCGCGGCAATCCGACCGGCATGCTGATCGCGCGGCCGAACGCCGGCCTGCTGTACGCAACGCTGGCGAAAGGCCCGAAGCTCGCGCCGGAGGATCAACGCAATTCCACGCGGCACTTCATGCGCGAGCTGAACCGCCTCGGCGTGACGAGCGCGATCGACGCGGGCGGCGGCTATCAGGCCTATCCGGACGACTACGCGGTCATCATGGACCTGGCGAAGCGCAGCGAGCTGACCGTGCGTATCGCGTACAACCTGTTCACGCAAAACGCGAAGAAGGAAATCGAAGACTTCGCGAAGTGGGTGAAGATGACGAAGCCCGGCGAAGGCGACGATTTCCTGCGCGTGAACGGCGCGGGCGAAATGCTGGTGTTTTCGGCTGCGGACTTCGAAGACTTTCTCGAGCCGCGCCCCGATTTGCCGGACACGCTCGAAGACGAACTGGAAGCGGTCGTCAAGCTGCTGGTGGCGAACCGCTGGCCGTTCCGTCTTCACGCCACGTATAACGAGTCGATCGAGCGCTTCCTGAATGTGTTCGAACGCGTGAACGCGCAGATTCCGTTCGACGGGCTGCGCTGGTTCTTCGACCATTGCGAAACCATCACGCAAAAGAATATCGAGCGGGTGCGCGCGCTCGGCGGCGGTATCGCGATCCAGCATCGGATGGCTTTTCAGGGCGAGTACTTCATTCAGCGATATGGCGAAGAAGCCGTGAAGCACACGCCGCCCATCCGCCACATGCTGGATGCCGGCCTGCCGGTCGGTGCGGGCACGGACGCCACGCGCGTCGCGAGTTTCAACCCGTTCGTGTCGCTGTACTGGATGGTGTCGGGCAAGACCGTCGGCGGTACCGCGATGTATTCGAGCGTGAACAAGCTCGACCGGATGGAAGCGCTGCGCCGCTACACCGTGGGCAGCGCGTGGTTCTCGAATGAGGAAGAGCACAAGGGCGCACTGGTGCCCGGCCAGTTCGCGGACTTCGCAGTACTCAGCGAGGATTACTTTTCCGTCGATGAAAGCCGCATCAAGTTCCTGACCTCGGTGATGACGGTGGTGGGCGGCAAGGTCGTGTATGCGGAAGAGGAGTTCACGCCGCTCGCGCCGCCCGATCTGCCGGTCAGCCCGTCGTGGTCGCCGGTAGCGGAATTCGGTGGCTACAGCCGTTACAAGCCGACCGCGGTGGCATGCGTGGACGGCTGCGTGAATCTGTGCGGCGTGCATGCGCATGCGCACGGCTGGGCATGGCGCAAGAACGTTCCCGTCAGCGATTCGAACGGGTTCTGGGGCGCGTTGGGATGTAGCTGTTTCGCGTTCTGA
- a CDS encoding hydrolase translates to MANPKLEVLTPANSQIIFIDHQPQMAFGVQSIDRQVLKNNVVGLAKAARAFNIPTTITTVESESFSGYTYPELLDVFPGHKVLERSSMNSWDDQKVRDSLAANGRKKVVVAGLWTEVCNNTFALCAMAEGDYEIYMVADASGGTSKDAHDYAMQRMIQAGVIPMTWQQVLLEWQRDWAHRETYDAVMAIAKEHSGAYGMGVDYAYTMVHKAPQRTAGTHEVLAAVPAKK, encoded by the coding sequence ATGGCAAATCCGAAACTCGAAGTCCTGACACCTGCAAACTCGCAGATCATCTTCATCGACCACCAGCCGCAAATGGCCTTTGGGGTCCAGTCCATCGACCGTCAGGTACTTAAGAACAACGTAGTAGGACTCGCGAAGGCAGCGCGGGCGTTCAACATTCCTACCACTATTACGACAGTGGAATCCGAAAGTTTCTCGGGATATACGTACCCCGAGTTGCTGGACGTGTTTCCAGGGCACAAAGTGCTCGAACGCTCGTCCATGAATTCGTGGGATGACCAGAAGGTTCGTGACTCGCTTGCTGCAAACGGCCGAAAGAAGGTCGTGGTGGCAGGTCTGTGGACCGAGGTTTGCAACAACACGTTTGCGCTATGCGCCATGGCCGAAGGCGACTACGAAATCTATATGGTCGCCGACGCGTCGGGCGGCACGTCGAAGGATGCGCATGACTATGCGATGCAGCGCATGATTCAGGCCGGCGTGATTCCGATGACCTGGCAACAGGTGCTGCTCGAATGGCAACGCGATTGGGCGCACAGAGAGACTTACGACGCAGTCATGGCGATTGCCAAAGAGCATTCGGGTGCATATGGGATGGGTGTGGACTATGCCTACACCATGGTGCACAAGGCGCCCCAGCGCACGGCGGGGACGCACGAGGTTCTGGCAGCGGTGCCTGCAAAGAAGTAA
- a CDS encoding LysR family transcriptional regulator yields MDKLLALNTLLEVADAGGFSKAAQRLGVATSSVTRLMDALETSLGTALLTRTPRKVSLTDAGIAYVEQVGKVLDDLAEADESVFDSGASPVGSLRIAVPSTYSRLRLGPHLAAFLSDHPRVFLDVVVADHYADLALDRIDVAIRIGLPNRDANLIVRKLADNPRYVVASHDYLERNGTPAAPEALDAHECLRVAYGGGYRTRQVWTFRRDTVEQRVEVRGHLLSNSLDILLEAVMAGRGIALLPEWLVAAEIRAGRLMRLFENFDASPHNGDAIVYAAYLPNRRHSSKVRALVQFLEARVHSSLEG; encoded by the coding sequence ATGGACAAGCTCCTCGCCCTGAACACGTTGCTGGAAGTGGCGGACGCCGGCGGCTTCTCGAAGGCCGCGCAACGTCTGGGTGTGGCCACCTCGTCGGTCACGCGTCTGATGGACGCGCTGGAAACTTCGCTGGGCACCGCGCTACTGACCCGCACGCCGAGAAAGGTCAGTCTCACGGACGCCGGCATTGCGTATGTCGAACAGGTCGGCAAGGTGCTGGACGACCTCGCCGAAGCGGACGAGAGTGTGTTCGACAGCGGCGCGTCGCCGGTCGGCTCGCTCAGGATCGCCGTGCCGTCCACCTACAGCCGGCTGAGGCTGGGGCCTCATCTGGCGGCCTTCCTTTCCGATCATCCGCGCGTGTTCCTCGACGTCGTGGTCGCCGATCACTACGCCGATCTCGCGCTCGACAGAATCGACGTTGCGATACGGATCGGCCTGCCCAACCGGGACGCCAACCTGATCGTCAGGAAACTGGCGGACAACCCGCGCTACGTCGTGGCGAGCCACGACTACCTCGAACGCAACGGCACGCCGGCGGCGCCCGAGGCGCTCGATGCCCACGAATGCCTTCGCGTGGCCTACGGCGGCGGCTATCGCACGCGCCAGGTCTGGACCTTTCGCCGGGACACCGTGGAGCAGCGCGTTGAGGTGCGCGGCCATCTGCTGTCGAACAGTCTCGACATCCTGCTGGAAGCCGTCATGGCCGGACGCGGCATCGCGCTGCTGCCTGAATGGCTGGTCGCCGCCGAGATCCGGGCGGGACGCTTGATGCGTCTGTTCGAAAATTTCGATGCGAGTCCCCACAATGGCGACGCAATCGTCTACGCGGCGTATCTGCCCAATCGCCGCCACTCCAGCAAAGTGCGAGCGCTCGTGCAGTTTCTCGAGGCGCGGGTTCACAGCTCGCTCGAAGGCTGA
- a CDS encoding FAD binding domain-containing protein has product MRSLEKPRAVVVGGSLGGLLSATTLRAAGWDVDVFETSPNQLDSRGGGIVLQPDVLDALQFAGVALPDPPGVASGERIYLDREDTHVERLFMPQMQTSWSLLYRAMRNALPAASMHADETFVDFRMEGEQIVAQFESGRSERADLLIGADGIRSTLRRRLLPEVVPAYAGYVAWRGLVDEPDLPLRAADTLRDRFTFQQGEAHSALAYLIPGEGDSTVVGERRWNWVWYRKYSREALDALLVDRHGVARPFSLPPGTTRSADIAQLRADAKALLGPTFRALVDATEEPFMQPIVDLRAPKMVFGRVVLIGDAASVPRPHTAGSTAKAAANAHALALALSSTWQAGATIDSVLKRWENQQLQRGKLMTDLGVSLGDRLMGIAR; this is encoded by the coding sequence ATGAGATCACTTGAGAAACCACGTGCCGTCGTGGTCGGCGGCTCGCTCGGCGGACTGCTTTCGGCCACAACCTTGCGGGCGGCCGGTTGGGATGTCGACGTGTTCGAAACCTCGCCGAACCAGCTCGACAGCCGCGGCGGCGGCATCGTCCTTCAGCCCGACGTGCTGGATGCGCTGCAGTTCGCCGGCGTAGCGTTGCCCGATCCGCCGGGCGTGGCGTCGGGCGAGCGCATCTATCTGGACCGCGAAGACACTCACGTCGAACGGCTGTTCATGCCGCAGATGCAGACCTCATGGAGCCTGCTGTACCGGGCCATGAGGAACGCGCTGCCCGCGGCGTCCATGCATGCGGACGAGACCTTTGTCGATTTCCGGATGGAGGGCGAGCAGATCGTCGCGCAGTTCGAAAGCGGCCGCAGCGAGCGGGCCGATCTGCTGATCGGCGCCGACGGCATCCGCTCGACGCTCAGGCGGCGGCTCCTGCCTGAGGTCGTGCCGGCCTACGCAGGCTATGTGGCATGGCGCGGACTCGTCGACGAGCCTGATCTGCCGCTGCGCGCCGCGGACACGCTGCGTGACCGGTTTACGTTCCAGCAGGGCGAAGCGCATTCGGCTCTCGCCTATCTGATTCCCGGCGAAGGCGACTCGACCGTGGTTGGCGAGCGCCGCTGGAACTGGGTGTGGTACCGCAAGTACAGCCGCGAAGCGCTGGACGCGCTTCTGGTGGACCGGCACGGCGTTGCGCGCCCGTTCTCGCTGCCGCCGGGCACGACCAGGAGCGCGGACATCGCCCAGCTTCGAGCGGATGCGAAAGCGCTGCTCGGGCCGACGTTTCGCGCGCTGGTCGATGCCACCGAAGAACCGTTCATGCAGCCGATCGTCGATCTGCGCGCGCCGAAGATGGTGTTCGGCCGGGTCGTGCTGATCGGCGACGCCGCATCGGTGCCGCGTCCGCACACGGCGGGAAGCACCGCCAAGGCCGCGGCCAATGCGCATGCGCTCGCACTGGCGTTGTCGTCGACGTGGCAGGCCGGCGCGACCATCGATTCCGTACTCAAGCGCTGGGAAAACCAGCAGTTGCAGCGCGGCAAGCTGATGACCGATCTAGGCGTGTCGCTCGGCGACCGGCTGATGGGCATCGCCCGCTGA